In a single window of the Aliiroseovarius sp. F47248L genome:
- the glgC gene encoding glucose-1-phosphate adenylyltransferase codes for MSVSTHRLTRETMAFVLAGGRGSRLKELTDIRAKPAVYFGGKTRIIDFALSNAVNSGIRRIGVATQYKAHSLIRHLQRGWSFFRAERNESLDILPASQRVNERNWYLGTADAVTQNIDIIEGYAPKYILILAGDHIYKQDYSVLLEQHVETGADVTVGCIEVPREEASAFGVMAVDESDRILEFVEKPADPPSMPGDETQSLASMGIYVFKTEFLIKLLREDAQSETSEHDFGKDIIPALVAAGNAYAHPFSRSCVTSSHEQKPYWRDVGTIDAYWQASIDLTDFEPELDLYDHSWPIWTYSELTPPAKFIHNEEDRRGMAVSSMVAGGCIISGAQLNQCLLHSGVHANSYSELNGVVALPDVRIGRKARLKNVIIDRSVRIPAGLVVGENAEEDSKRFRRSENGICLITQAMIDKLEQ; via the coding sequence ATGAGCGTTTCAACTCATAGACTTACACGCGAGACAATGGCATTCGTACTGGCCGGAGGGCGGGGCAGCCGCCTGAAGGAGCTGACCGATATCAGGGCCAAGCCTGCGGTATATTTCGGAGGGAAGACGCGGATCATCGATTTTGCGCTGTCGAACGCGGTGAATTCCGGCATCCGTCGCATTGGTGTGGCGACGCAGTACAAGGCGCACAGCCTTATCCGTCACCTGCAGCGCGGCTGGAGCTTTTTTCGGGCGGAACGCAACGAGTCTCTTGATATCCTGCCTGCATCGCAGCGTGTCAACGAACGTAACTGGTATCTTGGCACGGCGGATGCTGTCACTCAGAACATCGACATAATCGAAGGCTACGCCCCAAAATACATCCTTATTCTGGCAGGCGATCACATCTATAAACAGGATTATTCGGTGCTGTTGGAACAGCATGTGGAGACCGGGGCGGACGTGACTGTCGGCTGCATCGAAGTACCACGAGAAGAAGCCAGCGCGTTCGGTGTGATGGCGGTCGACGAGAGTGACCGTATTCTTGAGTTTGTTGAAAAACCCGCTGATCCGCCATCAATGCCGGGTGACGAAACCCAGTCCTTGGCCAGCATGGGGATCTATGTCTTCAAGACCGAGTTCCTGATCAAACTGCTGCGTGAAGACGCTCAGTCCGAGACGTCCGAGCATGATTTCGGCAAAGATATTATCCCTGCCTTGGTTGCGGCGGGAAATGCCTATGCCCATCCGTTCAGCCGTTCCTGTGTGACCAGTTCGCATGAGCAAAAGCCCTATTGGCGAGACGTCGGCACCATCGATGCCTATTGGCAGGCCAGTATCGACCTGACCGATTTCGAGCCAGAGTTGGACCTGTATGACCATAGCTGGCCGATCTGGACCTATTCCGAGCTGACGCCTCCTGCAAAATTCATACATAACGAGGAAGACCGGCGCGGCATGGCCGTCTCTTCGATGGTTGCGGGCGGGTGCATCATATCGGGTGCGCAGTTGAACCAGTGCCTGTTGCACAGTGGAGTCCATGCAAACTCGTATTCTGAACTCAATGGTGTTGTCGCGTTGCCAGATGTTCGTATAGGACGCAAAGCACGGTTGAAGAACGTCATCATTGATCGGTCTGTGCGTATTCCCGCGGGGCTTGTTGTGGGCGAAAACGCAGAAGAGGACTCCAAGCGGTTTCGCCGCTCTGAGAATGGGATATGCCTTATCACACAAGCGATGATCGACAAGTTGGAGCAATGA
- the glgA gene encoding glycogen synthase GlgA, which yields MTLNLLSVASECAPFVKTGGLADVVGALGRVMGAHDVECRVLLPLYRQIAHLATGATEILNVGSHFGGSVRVLEKRESGVDLLLIDAPHLYDRPGQIYLNESGVDWADNHLRFGLLGWLGAEIGRTGIAGWKPDVIHAHDWQAGLTPVYLRQAAGAAPPCVLTIHNIAFQGNFPATTMGTLGLDPKGFTQDGFEYFGQISFLKGGLMQADQITTVSPTYARELMTPEFGMGLEGVLMARKADLSGILNGIDMVAWDPATDPALVQNYTSRTLAKKSVNKQAVLEHFGLDPDTTAPLFSVISRLSEQKGLDLALQALPTILERGARFVLLGSGTPELEQGFRELAARYPNSVGVEIGFNEDLAHQMQAGADATLVPSRFEPCGLTQLCAMRYGTLPIVSVTGGLADTVIDANEAALAAGCATGLQFAPTTGEKLGDALDRAMAIYSDTKAWQKIQRNGMKHPVGWDVSAQRMADIYCNLAGA from the coding sequence ATGACCCTCAACCTACTCTCAGTTGCGTCTGAATGCGCGCCCTTCGTCAAGACGGGGGGATTGGCAGATGTCGTCGGCGCGCTTGGCCGTGTAATGGGGGCGCATGATGTTGAATGTCGTGTCCTTCTGCCGCTTTACCGCCAGATTGCGCATCTGGCGACCGGGGCAACGGAAATCCTGAATGTCGGTTCACATTTTGGCGGATCGGTGCGCGTCTTGGAAAAGCGTGAAAGCGGCGTTGACCTTTTGCTGATCGACGCGCCGCATCTTTACGACCGTCCGGGCCAGATTTATCTGAACGAAAGTGGTGTGGATTGGGCGGACAATCATCTGCGCTTTGGATTGCTTGGCTGGTTGGGTGCGGAAATCGGACGCACCGGTATCGCGGGCTGGAAGCCCGATGTGATCCACGCACACGATTGGCAGGCTGGATTGACTCCGGTCTATTTGCGTCAAGCTGCTGGCGCGGCGCCGCCGTGTGTCCTGACCATTCACAACATCGCTTTTCAGGGCAATTTCCCGGCAACGACTATGGGCACATTGGGTCTTGATCCCAAAGGCTTCACACAGGACGGGTTTGAGTATTTCGGCCAGATCAGCTTTCTTAAAGGTGGCTTGATGCAGGCCGACCAGATTACCACGGTCAGCCCGACCTATGCACGAGAACTGATGACGCCGGAGTTTGGAATGGGGCTTGAGGGCGTTTTGATGGCGCGCAAGGCGGACCTTTCCGGCATCCTCAACGGTATCGACATGGTCGCCTGGGACCCCGCGACCGACCCGGCACTGGTTCAGAATTACACAAGCCGCACGCTGGCGAAAAAGAGTGTGAACAAACAAGCAGTGTTGGAACATTTCGGTCTTGACCCGGACACCACCGCGCCGCTCTTTTCGGTGATCAGCCGCTTGTCAGAGCAAAAAGGGCTGGATCTCGCATTGCAAGCGTTGCCAACAATCCTTGAAAGAGGCGCGCGGTTCGTGCTGCTGGGGTCGGGGACGCCAGAGCTGGAACAGGGTTTTCGTGAACTCGCCGCCCGCTATCCCAACAGTGTCGGTGTCGAAATCGGGTTCAACGAAGATCTGGCTCATCAGATGCAGGCGGGTGCGGATGCCACGCTGGTTCCGTCCCGGTTCGAGCCTTGCGGCCTGACCCAACTTTGCGCAATGCGTTATGGGACCTTGCCGATCGTCTCGGTCACCGGCGGTCTGGCCGATACGGTCATTGACGCCAATGAGGCTGCACTGGCTGCGGGCTGTGCCACAGGCCTGCAATTCGCGCCAACGACGGGCGAGAAACTGGGCGATGCACTCGACCGCGCTATGGCGATCTATTCCGACACAAAGGCGTGGCAGAAAATCCAACGCAACGGGATGAAACATCCTGTGGGCTGGGATGTCTCTGCGCAGCGGATGGCGGATATATATTGTAACTTGGCAGGGGCCTAA
- the glgX gene encoding glycogen debranching protein GlgX, whose product MHEAAPILSIVAGDHTRLGAIFDGQGVNFAVFSENATKIELCLFSPDGQRETARVALPDRTGPVWHGYVPGLKSGALYGYRAHGPYEPDRGHRFNPMKLLADPYARAFHGEWHAAKETLGYDLAVPERDAGPSQIDSAQFVPKSIVPEPETPWSGTPAPRRSWSETVIYEAHVKGLTQLHPDVPENLRGTYEALGCDAIIAHLKKLGVTALELLPVHAFLDDGFLVERGLTNYWGYNSLGFFALEPRYLGPNGVDGFRHAVDRLHAAGIEVILDVVFNHTAEGDHRGPTLSFRGLDNAAYYTLQASHSRYYVNDTGCGNTVAVHHPFVLRMVLDSLRYWVTVMGIDGFRFDLATTLGREPHGFDLHGGFFDAVRQDPVLSRCKMIAEPWDIGPGGYQLGGFPADWGEWNDRFRDTTRKFWRGDAHAARELAGNLLGTASIFDHSGRKPYSSINFVAAHDGFTLADVTRYREKHNEANGESNADGHGHNLSDNCGVEGDTRDTAILARRAQRARNLLATVFLSQGTPMLLAGDELGRTQRGNNNTYCQDNETSWINWADADSGLLDFAKRLIALRRDNPVLRQGHYLHGRLRQDELPDVEWFSLKGGALNWRDSSLDGFCLLIRGGVESALSQSGTVAIVVNGGESDKCVTLPDPTADQQWKRVLDTAAPTAPAAIVTERNRQPIATHSLVVFVGAQVTA is encoded by the coding sequence ATGCATGAAGCCGCACCCATCCTTAGCATCGTTGCCGGAGATCACACCCGTCTGGGTGCGATCTTTGACGGCCAAGGCGTCAACTTCGCGGTCTTTTCCGAGAACGCGACAAAGATCGAGCTGTGCCTGTTCAGCCCTGACGGACAGCGCGAAACCGCGCGCGTGGCATTGCCGGACCGCACAGGGCCCGTCTGGCATGGCTATGTTCCGGGTCTGAAATCCGGCGCGCTTTATGGATATCGGGCGCACGGGCCCTATGAACCGGACCGGGGCCACCGTTTCAATCCGATGAAGCTGCTTGCCGATCCCTATGCCCGCGCGTTTCACGGCGAATGGCACGCGGCCAAGGAAACACTGGGCTATGACCTCGCGGTGCCTGAACGCGACGCTGGACCAAGCCAGATTGACAGCGCCCAATTCGTTCCCAAATCCATCGTGCCAGAACCCGAAACACCGTGGAGCGGCACGCCGGCCCCGCGCAGATCGTGGTCGGAAACCGTCATTTACGAGGCCCATGTCAAAGGTCTGACCCAACTTCATCCCGATGTGCCGGAAAACCTGCGCGGCACCTACGAGGCGCTTGGGTGTGATGCCATCATCGCGCATCTCAAAAAGCTCGGCGTGACCGCGCTGGAACTGCTGCCGGTGCACGCGTTTCTTGATGATGGCTTTCTGGTTGAGCGCGGGCTGACGAACTATTGGGGCTACAACAGCCTTGGTTTCTTTGCCCTTGAGCCCCGCTATCTCGGGCCGAACGGCGTCGATGGGTTCCGTCACGCCGTCGACCGGCTTCATGCAGCGGGTATCGAGGTTATTCTGGACGTCGTCTTCAACCACACTGCCGAAGGCGATCATCGCGGCCCGACCCTGTCTTTTCGCGGGTTGGACAACGCGGCCTACTATACCCTTCAGGCCAGCCATTCCCGTTACTATGTGAACGATACCGGCTGCGGAAACACCGTGGCGGTCCACCATCCCTTTGTGCTGCGGATGGTTCTGGATTCCTTGCGATATTGGGTGACGGTCATGGGGATCGACGGGTTTCGGTTCGATCTTGCCACGACACTGGGGCGCGAACCGCATGGCTTTGATTTGCATGGTGGTTTCTTTGACGCGGTCCGGCAGGACCCGGTCCTAAGCCGGTGCAAAATGATTGCAGAGCCATGGGATATCGGGCCCGGAGGCTACCAGCTTGGCGGCTTTCCTGCCGATTGGGGCGAATGGAACGACAGGTTCCGCGACACCACACGCAAATTCTGGCGTGGCGACGCGCATGCGGCGCGGGAACTGGCGGGCAATTTGCTGGGCACGGCATCAATATTCGATCACTCCGGGCGCAAACCTTACAGTTCGATCAATTTCGTTGCCGCCCATGACGGTTTCACGCTGGCCGATGTGACCCGCTATCGCGAGAAACACAATGAAGCCAACGGCGAAAGCAACGCCGATGGCCATGGGCACAACCTGTCTGACAATTGCGGTGTCGAGGGCGACACGCGGGACACCGCGATCCTTGCCCGCCGGGCACAGCGGGCGCGCAATCTTTTGGCGACGGTCTTCCTGTCCCAAGGAACCCCCATGCTTCTGGCCGGGGACGAATTGGGGCGCACGCAGCGTGGTAACAACAACACCTATTGCCAGGACAACGAAACCAGTTGGATCAACTGGGCAGATGCTGACAGCGGTCTTCTGGACTTCGCCAAGCGTTTGATTGCGTTGCGCCGGGACAACCCGGTTTTGCGACAGGGCCACTATCTGCACGGGCGGTTGCGTCAAGATGAGCTGCCGGATGTTGAGTGGTTCAGTTTGAAGGGTGGCGCGTTGAACTGGCGCGATTCCTCGCTTGATGGGTTTTGCCTTTTGATCCGAGGCGGCGTGGAAAGCGCGCTGTCACAATCAGGCACGGTCGCGATCGTGGTGAATGGCGGGGAAAGCGACAAATGTGTGACGCTGCCTGACCCGACTGCAGATCAGCAATGGAAGCGCGTGCTGGACACCGCGGCCCCAACGGCGCCTGCTGCAATCGTCACCGAACGCAACAGGCAGCCGATTGCAACCCATTCGCTGGTGGTTTTCGTCGGCGCGCAGGTCACAGCATGA
- the malQ gene encoding 4-alpha-glucanotransferase yields the protein MTDWMSQLCTYVGVHAQYRGFDGQTIEVSRDTQVAVLQAMGLDVRSDTDAQVLLRQMQTEDAARPLPPEVVVDAGKLCKLTLARPAEWKLEAEGTGETLARGQAKNKLSLPDLPLGIHRLHLRSDAREFTTWVLARPASAIQLEDHIPEPRIWGVLAPLYGLTDGDAAQIGSYGLLGDYAVAMAAHGADFVGINPVHAMGQARPDDVVSPYSPSHRGLLNTWHCADYDGQAGDETELVDYPTALRNTARALADQFASFCDLPDGAPQRRAFKTYVEWAGIALHEFALFEVLSVSFGADWRTWPAPYRDHDADALAAFETTHKEEIARIKWEQWQADVQLSDAQDRACKAGMRVGLYLDLAVGPRLGGAETWVKDSSLITGATLGAPPDPLGPVGQSWGLAPQSPLKLRSEGYAGFARLLRSVMRHAGMIRIDHVLGLMRSFWIPDGGAEGTYVSYPFDALLAVVAIESARSNTIVVGEDLGLIPEGLREKLAASGVYGLDVLQYMRTTTGGFTDTTKTRRLAICGFATHDTPTVAGFFTAEDARVRHQFGGIDAQTLKKTHADRTRARETLGSSDPVPEIHHQLARANASMVSIQLDDIAERTSQQNLPGTVDSYPNWRLKAPFTVDEIAQSEAFKRLAEDMRAQGRSNPRRMEKKDGLQDCSDHAH from the coding sequence ATGACAGACTGGATGTCCCAGCTTTGCACCTATGTCGGCGTGCACGCGCAGTATCGCGGGTTTGACGGCCAGACGATCGAGGTGTCGCGCGATACTCAGGTTGCAGTTTTGCAGGCGATGGGGCTGGATGTCCGCTCAGACACGGATGCGCAGGTCCTATTGCGACAAATGCAGACCGAAGACGCAGCACGGCCACTGCCGCCCGAAGTTGTCGTCGACGCCGGTAAGCTTTGTAAGCTGACGTTGGCGCGGCCTGCGGAATGGAAGCTTGAGGCGGAAGGCACCGGTGAAACGCTTGCCCGTGGGCAGGCTAAGAACAAGCTTTCGCTTCCCGACCTGCCACTGGGTATTCACCGCCTGCACTTACGCTCTGATGCGCGCGAATTCACCACCTGGGTTCTGGCCCGCCCGGCCAGTGCCATCCAGTTGGAAGATCATATCCCCGAGCCGCGTATTTGGGGCGTGTTGGCGCCGCTTTATGGTCTGACCGACGGAGATGCCGCACAGATTGGAAGCTATGGTTTGCTTGGTGACTATGCCGTTGCGATGGCAGCGCATGGCGCGGACTTTGTCGGCATCAACCCCGTGCATGCGATGGGTCAGGCCCGGCCTGACGATGTGGTAAGCCCGTACTCCCCCAGCCATCGCGGGTTACTGAACACGTGGCACTGTGCGGACTATGACGGTCAGGCGGGTGACGAAACGGAACTGGTTGATTACCCGACAGCATTGCGAAACACCGCGCGCGCACTTGCGGATCAGTTTGCCAGTTTTTGCGACCTTCCAGACGGTGCGCCTCAGCGACGCGCTTTTAAAACCTATGTCGAGTGGGCAGGGATCGCGCTTCACGAATTTGCTCTGTTCGAAGTCTTGTCCGTCAGCTTTGGCGCAGACTGGCGCACTTGGCCCGCGCCATACCGCGACCATGATGCGGATGCCCTAGCGGCATTTGAGACCACCCATAAAGAGGAAATCGCCCGCATCAAATGGGAACAGTGGCAGGCGGACGTGCAACTTTCAGACGCGCAGGACAGGGCATGCAAAGCCGGGATGCGCGTTGGACTATACCTTGATCTTGCAGTTGGTCCTCGTCTTGGCGGGGCAGAGACTTGGGTGAAGGACAGCTCGTTGATCACTGGTGCCACGCTTGGTGCGCCGCCTGATCCCCTTGGCCCCGTTGGTCAAAGCTGGGGCCTTGCTCCGCAATCGCCGCTGAAACTGCGGTCTGAAGGCTATGCCGGGTTCGCGCGCCTGCTCCGGTCCGTTATGCGCCATGCGGGCATGATCCGGATCGACCACGTTTTGGGCCTGATGCGCAGCTTCTGGATCCCCGATGGCGGGGCCGAGGGCACTTACGTTAGCTATCCTTTCGACGCGCTTCTTGCTGTTGTGGCAATTGAAAGTGCGCGCAGCAATACAATCGTCGTGGGCGAGGATCTGGGTCTGATCCCCGAGGGGCTGCGCGAAAAGCTCGCTGCCTCGGGCGTCTACGGTCTGGACGTGCTGCAATATATGCGCACGACGACCGGCGGTTTCACCGATACGACCAAGACACGACGCTTGGCGATTTGTGGATTTGCGACCCATGATACACCTACCGTCGCCGGGTTTTTCACCGCCGAAGACGCGCGCGTAAGGCATCAGTTCGGTGGTATTGATGCGCAAACGCTGAAAAAAACCCACGCGGATCGTACACGTGCGCGCGAAACGCTCGGCTCCTCGGACCCGGTGCCGGAAATTCATCATCAACTGGCGCGCGCGAATGCCAGCATGGTGTCGATCCAGCTTGATGATATCGCGGAACGCACGTCCCAACAGAACCTGCCGGGCACAGTCGACAGTTATCCGAACTGGCGGCTGAAGGCCCCTTTCACCGTCGATGAGATCGCACAGTCGGAAGCTTTCAAAAGGCTTGCCGAAGACATGCGGGCTCAAGGTCGGTCGAACCCCAGAAGAATGGAGAAAAAAGATGGTCTTCAAGACTGTTCAGACCACGCCCATTGA
- a CDS encoding alpha-D-glucose phosphate-specific phosphoglucomutase, producing MVFKTVQTTPIEGQKPGTSGLRKKTAVFREPGYLENFVQCIFDGTGGAAGKTYVVGGDGRFFNTQAIGVIIRMAAANGAARLIVGQDGILSTPAASNLIRKYKTDGGIILSASHNPGGENGDFGIKFNAANGGPAPEKITDAIFAKTLEITEYKIAEQEPEDIGKVGSFTVGDCRIDVVDPVDDYETLMQELFDFDAISTLFAGGFRICFDAMHAVTGPYATRILEGTLGAPKGSVINAVPSPDFGGGHPDPNPVWASELVAIMNGDDAPDFGAASDGDGDRNMVMGKGTFISPSDSLALLTAYAHLAPAYSGKLAGVARSMPTSQAVDLVAKRLGIPCFETPTGWKFFGNLLDAGKATLCGEESAGTGSNHIREKDGLWAVLLWLNILARDGRDIVQLQSDHWRSFGRNFYSRHDYEEIPTEAAEALMAALRGRLADLPGTAVARLEVSTADDFAYRDPIDQSLTEAQGVRIGFTDGSRVVMRLSGTGTQGATLRVYLERFVDRSGDHTQDLQAALAPVIAAAEALADITKHTGRSSADVIT from the coding sequence ATGGTCTTCAAGACTGTTCAGACCACGCCCATTGAAGGGCAAAAGCCGGGGACTTCCGGTTTGCGCAAGAAAACGGCCGTTTTCCGTGAGCCAGGATATCTGGAAAACTTCGTGCAATGCATCTTTGACGGCACGGGCGGCGCGGCGGGCAAGACCTATGTCGTTGGCGGCGATGGCCGGTTCTTCAACACGCAGGCCATCGGCGTGATCATCAGGATGGCCGCAGCCAACGGAGCTGCACGTTTGATTGTGGGGCAAGACGGCATCCTGTCCACACCCGCTGCATCGAACCTGATCCGCAAGTATAAGACCGATGGCGGGATTATCCTGTCAGCCAGCCACAATCCGGGCGGCGAGAACGGCGATTTCGGCATTAAGTTCAACGCAGCCAACGGGGGGCCAGCGCCAGAAAAGATCACCGATGCGATCTTTGCCAAGACGCTTGAGATCACGGAATACAAGATTGCCGAACAAGAGCCTGAAGACATCGGCAAGGTCGGTTCCTTCACAGTTGGCGATTGCCGGATCGACGTTGTTGATCCTGTCGATGACTATGAAACACTGATGCAGGAACTTTTTGATTTCGATGCTATCAGCACCCTTTTTGCGGGCGGCTTTCGCATCTGTTTCGACGCCATGCATGCGGTCACCGGCCCCTATGCCACACGCATCCTTGAAGGGACTCTGGGCGCGCCCAAAGGTTCGGTCATCAACGCTGTGCCGTCGCCGGATTTTGGCGGTGGGCATCCTGATCCGAACCCCGTCTGGGCCAGCGAACTGGTGGCGATCATGAACGGTGATGACGCGCCTGATTTCGGGGCAGCCTCTGATGGCGATGGTGACCGCAACATGGTCATGGGCAAGGGCACTTTCATTTCGCCGTCCGACAGCCTTGCCTTGCTGACAGCTTACGCGCATCTGGCACCCGCTTATTCGGGCAAACTTGCGGGCGTGGCACGTTCCATGCCCACAAGTCAGGCGGTCGATCTGGTCGCCAAGCGTTTGGGTATTCCATGCTTTGAAACGCCAACCGGATGGAAGTTTTTCGGCAATCTTCTAGACGCGGGCAAGGCCACGCTTTGCGGAGAAGAAAGCGCGGGCACCGGGTCAAACCATATTCGGGAAAAAGACGGGCTTTGGGCTGTGTTGCTCTGGCTGAATATTCTGGCGCGCGACGGGCGTGATATTGTCCAATTGCAAAGCGATCATTGGCGCAGCTTCGGGCGCAACTTCTATTCGCGCCACGATTACGAGGAAATCCCGACGGAGGCTGCCGAGGCGCTGATGGCGGCTCTGCGCGGACGCTTGGCGGATCTGCCGGGCACGGCGGTTGCGCGATTGGAAGTAAGCACCGCGGATGACTTCGCTTATCGCGATCCGATTGATCAAAGCCTGACCGAGGCACAGGGCGTGCGGATTGGTTTCACAGACGGCTCGCGCGTTGTGATGCGCCTGTCCGGCACAGGCACCCAAGGGGCCACGCTTCGCGTCTATCTGGAACGCTTTGTCGACCGCAGCGGAGACCATACGCAGGACTTGCAGGCGGCCCTTGCCCCTGTGATCGCAGCGGCAGAAGCCCTTGCTGACATAACGAAACACACTGGCCGGAGCAGCGCAGACGTCATCACATGA